Proteins from a single region of Pseudarthrobacter sp. NIBRBAC000502772:
- a CDS encoding GntR family transcriptional regulator: MAAPDTTPRISARMMAYAQIRERIISGEDAPGTLLSENELAHHLGTSRQPIREALMLIAQEGLVEVRPQSGTYVTYLDPDIVAQAQFIREAIEVASLADCARNITPENAAALYELLDRQDTCTTREEFYPLDEDFHRTLLAIAGHETAWATVSNAKGHLDRARYLGLSGYRGITEYAADHRRVLDAILAGDLSAAEDGLRSHLRFILDDVASMRAARPDLFSAPAVPERRTGRPARV; this comes from the coding sequence ATGGCCGCCCCCGACACCACCCCGCGCATTTCCGCCCGGATGATGGCGTACGCGCAGATCCGTGAGCGCATCATCTCCGGCGAGGACGCGCCCGGGACCCTCCTCTCCGAGAACGAACTGGCGCACCACCTGGGCACCAGCCGCCAGCCCATCCGAGAAGCCCTGATGCTCATCGCGCAGGAAGGGCTCGTGGAGGTCCGCCCGCAGAGCGGCACCTACGTGACCTACCTCGATCCGGATATCGTGGCGCAGGCCCAGTTCATCCGCGAGGCCATCGAGGTGGCGTCGCTGGCTGACTGCGCCCGCAACATCACCCCTGAAAACGCAGCCGCGCTCTACGAACTCCTGGACCGGCAGGACACCTGCACCACCCGCGAGGAGTTCTACCCGCTGGACGAGGACTTCCACCGGACCCTGCTAGCCATCGCCGGCCACGAAACAGCCTGGGCCACCGTCTCCAACGCCAAAGGCCACCTGGACCGCGCCCGCTACCTGGGACTCAGCGGCTACCGCGGCATCACGGAGTACGCGGCCGACCACCGACGCGTGCTGGACGCGATCCTCGCCGGCGACCTTTCGGCTGCGGAAGACGGGCTGCGCAGCCACCTGCGCTTCATCCTGGACGACGTCGCGAGCATGCGCGCCGCACGGCCGGACCTGTTCTCCGCCCCTGCCGTCCCCGAGCGACGCACGGGGCGTCCGGCCCGGGTCTGA